CGCACCGCCAGTCGCAGCTATCCGTCGGTTGGGTCGAAGGCGACGCGTTGCGCTGCCGCTTTCACGGCTGGAAGTTCGATGGCTCGGGCCAATGCATCGAGCAGCCGGCGGAGAAAGAAGCTTTCACCGAGAAGGTGCGCATTCGCAGCTATCCGACCGAAGAATACTTAGGCATGATCTTCGTCTACTTCGGCGACGATGCTGCGCCGCCGCTGCCGCGCTTCCCCGATTTCGAAAAAGCCGGATTGTGGGTGGAGACCTATATCCGTCCCTGTAATTTTTTGAACAACATCGAAAACGATCCGGTGCACATCCCATTCACCCACAAAGAATCGGAATTTTTCCTGCGCCGGCCGCGCGAGATTCCCGCGGTGCTACAGGAAGAAACCGAATGGGGCTTGATGCTGACGACGACGACCTCCACCGGGCGCGTGCAGTATTTGCATTACGGCATGCCGAACATTCTCGGTTTTAAAGAATCCGACCGCGATCATCTCGCCTGGCGCGTGCCCATCGACGACGAAAGCCACGCCAGCTTTCAACTCGACATCCAGCATGTCCAGGACGGCATCGAAGGCGAAGCGGTGAAAAAACGCCACGCCGCGCGCACCGGCAAACTCGGCCGCGCGCCCAATGAACTCGGCGCCGCCGTGCTACGCGGCGAGATCCGCATTCAAGATCTCGAAGGCGACGACAAAGCGAATATCGTGTGGATTCAAGACTACGCCGTGCAAGTCGGCCAGGGCCCCTACGAGCTGCGCCAGAAAGAAAACCTCGGCCGCTCCGACACGCCGCTGATCCTGCAAAGAAAAATCTGGATACGCGAGCTGCAAGCGCTGGCCGACGGCGCGCCGCTCAGCCAGTGGCGGCGCACGGAAAGAATTCAACAATTGATTTCCTATTCACACGTTCCCGAACCAAGCCAGGCCAAGGTGTAAGCCCAGCGTTATGAAGCTTGGGTTGATCACAATTCTGGGCCCACTGACGCTGGTCGCGACACTCGCCGGCAGCTGTACATGAAGTGTACAATACCTTCGGCGCCGACAAAAAATGCCGTGTCTAATGACAATCGATGCATCGGCGCGCGCGGTCAGCGCAGACGATAACAGGAGCGACTCGGCAATCCCGTCCGAACAATTCGCTGTACGGGTGCATCTATCGCCGGGGCTATGGGTGTATACTGAAATTGACGAATGTTTGAGGAGGATAATCAGCAATGGAGATTCCCCTGAAAATCACCTTCCGCGACATTGCGCCGTCGCCGGCCATCGAAGCGAACATCCGCGAGAAGGCCGCCAAGCTCGACTCCCTGTACGATCACATCATCAGTTGCCGGGTGATTGTCGAAGCGCCGCACCACCATCATCACAAGGGAGTCACCTATGAAGTGCACATCGATTTGACCGTGCCCGGCGGCGAGCTGGCGATCAGTCACGCGCCGAAACGATTGGCGGCAGCGAAATTGAACCACGGCGAAGATCCGGAAAAGGAATTAACCGAATTCCATGAGCCCAGCAAACATGCGGCCCACGAAGATGTCTACGTCGCGATCCGCGATGCATTCCACGCCGCGGGGCGCAAGCTGCAAGACCACGTGCGGCGCCAGAGCGGCCAGGTCAAAGTTCACGAGCCCGTGGCGGTCGCCCGTATCGTCAAACTTTTCCCATTCGAGGATTATGGTTTTCTAGAAACTCCCGATAGGCGCGAACTCTATTTTCATAGGAACAGCGTGCTGGCGCCGGGCTTCGAGCGCCTCGATGTCGGCACGGAGGTCCATTTCGCCGAGGAGATGGGCGACAAGGGGCCCCAGGCGAGCACGGTTCGCTTCACTGCTGGATGATTGCATCGGCGGCACCGAGCGACGGATCGCCGCCGTAATCCTCGCCCGCTAAGACGGCGGCGGGCTCAGCGCGCATCGAAACGATGCCGCAAGTGGCGCCACGAGCGGACGATTGACGCTCCGACCGGCGCTCGGCTCGGCCGAGTTCAAAACCTTGGCCAATTGTCACCGGCAGTTTCGCACCAGCGGTAAACCGCGCAGGAATTTATCCCGTCAGCCCTTTTGCACCGACCCGGCAAACAAGCTAAGTTGCCGTGACCTTATTCGGGAGAAGGAAGGTGCCCGGTGGTGCCGTTGGTCTTCAAAACCAAGCAGAGGGTCGTAAGGTCCTCGGAGGGTTCGACTCCCTCCCTTCTCCGCCAATTGCGTCAAGCACTCACGCGAACGACCTGCGGCTTGTTGCCAGCGTCTTC
This window of the Deltaproteobacteria bacterium genome carries:
- a CDS encoding HPF/RaiA family ribosome-associated protein, whose protein sequence is MEIPLKITFRDIAPSPAIEANIREKAAKLDSLYDHIISCRVIVEAPHHHHHKGVTYEVHIDLTVPGGELAISHAPKRLAAAKLNHGEDPEKELTEFHEPSKHAAHEDVYVAIRDAFHAAGRKLQDHVRRQSGQVKVHEPVAVARIVKLFPFEDYGFLETPDRRELYFHRNSVLAPGFERLDVGTEVHFAEEMGDKGPQASTVRFTAG
- a CDS encoding Rieske (2Fe-2S) protein, whose translation is MKTKTAPSLASKPRAWSPNLERSCVMPTIDYMDCFPTGPGTIAGKYLRKFWHPVLRAEDLKPGWAKPIRIMSEDFTLYRGESGRPQVVEFRCPHRQSQLSVGWVEGDALRCRFHGWKFDGSGQCIEQPAEKEAFTEKVRIRSYPTEEYLGMIFVYFGDDAAPPLPRFPDFEKAGLWVETYIRPCNFLNNIENDPVHIPFTHKESEFFLRRPREIPAVLQEETEWGLMLTTTTSTGRVQYLHYGMPNILGFKESDRDHLAWRVPIDDESHASFQLDIQHVQDGIEGEAVKKRHAARTGKLGRAPNELGAAVLRGEIRIQDLEGDDKANIVWIQDYAVQVGQGPYELRQKENLGRSDTPLILQRKIWIRELQALADGAPLSQWRRTERIQQLISYSHVPEPSQAKV